The Toxoplasma gondii ME49 chromosome XI, whole genome shotgun sequence region TTTCagctttgttcttctctcgggcTCTCgaccttcgtcttcctcctctgtgcTTCGAGTGCtcagagacagcggcagCGTCAGCGAGCTCCCCCGCGCGagcgcgcctctctcggaACTGAAAGGCGAAACCCCACACGAGGGCCCCGGAGCGAAGTCCGCCGCGGCCTCTGTTTCGCTTCTGGCGAGAAACGGGAACCGAAACAGAcgcgcgtctccctctcgtcgcatgtctcttcctgcgtctccggctgtgtcgtctctcgtctctctcttgctctcttcttcccacGCGCGCGGGCCGGCCGGAGGCGCACACCCGCGAGTTCGGGCACTGAGAGTCTCTCGCGAGGCTTCGTGGAGACAGGGGCGGCCGCTGTCAGCTTGGCGAGGACCCTCGGAGGGACCTgcctccgcgtctccgctgctgcctcctccGAAAAGAGTCCCGTCGTTTGTGAGGGATGCGCGCTGGGCACCGCCGTCGGgtgcagagaggcaggcTGAGGTGTGCGAAGCGTGAGAAGCCGACaggggagaggcgaaggaagaaaacgaagaggagagagaagagagactcgaggagaggcgccgaGTGGAGTCGCACAGGTGCTCGTCCTTCGCGTAAATCGTCGCGTCCACCCGAGACGGATCGCTATCTCGGCTCCGCGTCATCCACCCGCcccaggaagaaaggaaagaaacaggcTGCGGCTGCGACGGCTCTGCCGCCAAGGCCACCGCCGGGTCTTCGCTCAACCGTCGAGGTGTCATGACACCCGAAAACGCGGCCAGACCATCTACGTCATGCTGGGGTGTACGTCCTCCGCCACTCGGCGGCGAGGACGCCGTCAGGATCGGCCCagacgacagcgacgaggcgagcgagctggagagagaagaggcagaggaactcgaggaagaagacacaaaggAGAGGGGTGTGTCGTTCGCCGTCCCAGGCGTTGTCCCCGCCCCTCCGCTTGCGCTCGACAGCGTACTGCCTGCAGACGacgacagaaacaaagaggagCGCGACGTAATACCTTGCTCTCTCGCAGTCTCTGCGTCCGGGTCTCCACATTTTGGaatctctgcttctcctttccctctctgtcgtgAACCATGGGTGTGCTGgcccttctcgtcttctcgcttttctctctgcgcctcctgtcTGCCGTCGTCGGCCGAGCCGAGGAGCTCCGCAACCGTTTCGGTCGTCTCCATTCTCCGCGCCTCGGCGAGGCCGCTCCCTTCATTttcagaaaaggaaaagagagaagagaagaaagacgaagtgCGTTGTCGAGAGAGATCCTCGACATCGAAACTGCTTGTCCGGCCTTCACAGCTCGCACCTCGACGCTGGAGATGTTCCACATCGTGACGGCcgaaaagcggagaaaggCCAGGTGGCAGGAGCCCTGGGCACCTGGCGACAGAATTTGCGCACCCGGAGGCGACGCGCGCCTGAAACGCAGCAGGCCTGTCTCCCGCAGAGAACTCCTGAAGACCTTCATTCGCAGGCATTCCTCGTTCCCCCTGCCCATCGCAAACGTCTGCAAAGTCCttggggtgtacagacagcggGGCGACCCCCGGCGTCGGGTGTGCATACACCTGGCGGCTGGGAGCCTCGCTCCCTGCATCTCTTCCCAGGTGGGGGGCGCCTCCCGCTGGTGTGACGCCCGATGTCGAGGGCGCCGACAGCAAAGCAGAGGGCGCGGATGCgaatgaggagagagacgcgtcgcCTTCCAGTTTTCGATCTTCGATGCGTCCCCACGAAGAACCTGAGACTCCAAAGCCGACCTGCAACGCGACGTTTCCATCGATGCAGCCTTTCAAGCTGAGGAACTCGTGCTCGGTGAGACTGGTCTTCGACACCCCGTTCTTCGCAGCAGCCGCAAGACACCCACCATCTACATCGTGACGGCTTGTCGATCTCTGTGGGCTCTCATCGCCATCGCAGGCGTACCGGGTTCTGTTCAAAGATCCGCCTGCAGTTCCACATTCATCTCCACACTTGCCTTGCGCCTCCCCATACCCTTTACTCAAACTGTCTCTGTTCCCGTCTCGCTGGCCTTGTCTGGCAGCTTCGCACCGTCGGTCCGCGTCCCGGCCCAGAATGCTTCCGAGCGCCTCGCGCCGCTCTGGCTGAGTGTCTCCGCGGTCAGCGTGGACAGCAAGTTGGTGTCTATTCGAGCCCTCTGCGAGTGTGGCGCCGAGGTGCGCCGGCAGGAACTCCGCGTCAAACCGCCTGCgggtttcttcctcgcggttTTGCCCATTGGCTCGGAACGGCGGATATGGATACCCGGTCACGGTGCGGGGACCTAGCCTGTCGCCGTCGTGCACTCGTTGATTCTCGGTCTCCAGGTCGCTCAAGCAGAGCGCCCCGCCGTCGTCAGCGCCCCAGAACCGCGATGGGACTTCCCGAGAGGGTCGTGGCATCCCGAGGCTCTGCCCCGCAATCTCGGTGCGACTGCTTTGCCTCTCCAAAGAGTCGGACAGAGACATTTCAGAGCGGCCCTGGGTCTCCGCGCCTCCAGCGTCGCCGGCCCCACGCTCAAGAGGGTGGCCGCCAGAAGAGAAGTGGGCATTTGCACTCGTTTCCagcggtgtacgtacacccgagagcGCACTGGAGAGCCCGCACGCAGCGGAAGCAGCGGAGCTCTCCGGCACCGGCTCCTGTCCAGCCCTGAAGTGCGTCAGACTCCCCCGGCCGCTGCCTCCACTCAGAGACAGCGGGTCGCTTTGACGCCCCGCCTGTTCCGAAACTCTTCGCACGCCGGGAGCCCCCgccgacgaggagaaagaagaggaagaagcagccgaggagaagggagaatcGGAAGGGAAGGGGCCCTGTTTCTCACCAAACTCGTTGCGGGGTTGGCCGCCGAGAGATCCGACAGATCCTCTGGGGACCCGGCCGAAACGGTCTTCGCCAGGTGTTTCTTCACGAGACACACAAGAGGCGAAGACCTGCGGGTGGGCCGCGTTCAGGGAGTTCTGCAGGTGGTAATAGGGGAGCGCATGCGCGGCTCCAGGGCCTCGCGGAAAGAATGCGGAGGGCACCGCGtcgagcagcagcggcgaggagaggccGTAGTCCTTCGCGAGTTTCACCGCGACCAGGCGGCAAACTTCATGCACAGACTGGCCGGTGGGGAGAAACGGTTCGGTGCTCTGCAGCAGCACCTGCGCGAGCTGCGCGCGGTCCCGCTCCACGCTCGCCTCGCTGGTCGCGCTGTCCCGGCCAgtttcgggtgtacatacacccgagacGCCGGGTTTGCCGTGGCCGGCGTCGTCTTCGAGACCCATGTGGGACGCGTCAGACGTGAGTCGAAGCCGCGCGGTGGAGGTACAGGTGAGACCGATCTTCTTGAACTGGACCTTGAGCTGTTGGTCGCGGATAACCAgagccgtcttcttctgctggaCGAGTTCGTAGGCGGCCTGAAGCGTAGACAGCTCGACGAACGCGTACGGCTGCAGATTGCTCCGCTCCCGCATCTCCACAGACAGGACACAGCCGTGTTCGAGCAGCAGATTGATCGCGGTCCGCAacgcctccttcgtcgttCCCGGGACCATGTTGGAGACATACACGCTTCGGCCATGCGCTGTGTTGGGTCTGTCAGCTACGTGCAGCGACAGATCGTCGACAGTCCACCGGCCATTAGCTTTTCCGCCGTCACCAACCGAAGAGGCGAACGGCGAAGAGCCCGACGCCCGACACAGCGCCGCGTCCAAAGGCATCTTCACGCCCAAGAGGCGTTCCAGGGGTTGCCGCACAGTCCGCTGAAGACAGGAAAATGTTTAACGATTTATTTAAACTGCCGAGTTAAAAGTATCTCAAGCTTCGAATTGCGACTGGATTCAAAAACATGTTTCGTTTTAAACTGTTAAAAAACACGGGGGACGAGCTGTGAACACGGAGGAACCGTCTGTGAATAACAGAACCGTGTGTGTTCAGGTGGGTCGATTTCCACGGTAATGGCCACCCTTCGCTTGTGAGAGAAGGTCACCAAGCTCCTGGCGACTGCTGCACAGCACCGCCCCAGCAAGGAGTCTTCCTTCACTGCTTCTGCCGTCACACTCAGGAGCGCATCACTGCCCTCGAGATCAGCTGAGGCGGTCACACGGCCGTGACGCAagtcgcagagagacaggcgtcaTCGTTCCCCGAGTGGGCTGATTGAGGGCggtgagagagacgaagctgAGGGAGGACGGGAGACAGGGATGGCTACAGGAAAGGCAGGTGAGGGTGctagacagagacacaaggagaggcgacgcgtgGGAGGGAGGCAGGGGACAGGGggacacagagacgacaaagcagacaaaagaaacagaggtgagacaaggaaaaaagagaaaaaacgaaagcaagaacgcgcagagagagaagcgaaggggGTGACTTCTGTCTGACACGGGAAGCTCACCCGGATGCATTCGTTCACAGAAATGCCAGAGTGGCACTCGAAGCAGAACCTGCACGGCTGAGAAACAGAAtgtgacagagaaaacagagaaaagtgcagggaagaagacactcACAATCTGGGGGGAGCACGTGGAGCAGACGCATCGTGAAGAAAGTCGAGATGTTGCATCTTATGGAACTGAAGAGCAAACCCACGGCCTCGACGTCGCGCGAAGCGAAATAAACACGGACGCCACCCGGCGCACAGAGAGGGTGACAGAAAAATGAGATCAATAGGATCCGAGAAAACGATGTGAAAGAGAGCGCGCACGACTTCCCAGTGTacgtgtctctcctttgtgcatgcagacaaggAACGAGGGTAGGCGAGAGAATCGAGGGCAGCCcatcgaggagacagcgagaagggaagagcgttgacagaaagtggagaagggaggagacggcgagcggagaggcagacgggcgcgagacgagcagacgagaggagggagaaagagtTCGAGGAACGAAGGGACAGGGCAGCAACGCAGGAgtgggggagagaaggaaagcgactatgaggaaggagaggagagcggcgagtcgaaggaaaacaagagaaagaaaggatgTGGACGTAAGCACGTGAGAGAGGAGCcaaagagggaggaagaggcgagaggaagaggtgaGAAGAATGAAGTCTCGGCTCACGAGGGGGCAGTGCTCGCCGCGGTGCGACGATCTGTGGCAGTTGGGGCAGACGAACTCGCCGAAGGGACAGTTGGTGATTTTATGTTCCATTGAGTCGCAggacagacagagggtgGCTGAAGAAACACGAGAGCACATGCGAAGCGAGTGatgaggagacgcggagacaggttGTCTCCTGTCGCTGTTCCGTCTATTCGTTCGGTACAAACCCCACATCTTCTAAAGAACGCCCGTTGACGCACGGTTTTGCGGGACGAAGAAGTCACCAAACTAAACACAGACAACATCTTCCTACAAGTACAAAAGCGACGATCCCGCTGGAGACTGCAACAAGCACGAGGAGACTCCAACACACGGCGCCGGTGCCGCGGCGACTGTCCCAGGTGTCTTTGTACAACAAACCGTCGTGTTGACCGCAAAACTCGTTTCCTTACATTTCGCGTAAGCCTCCACCATTTCGAAGCGACTGAGTCGGAGAGGGCGGGACTCCCGCTGGCAGAGGACCTGCTTCGCATGCCACAAGTCACAGCCTGGATTTAGACCCGCGCTGCACAAGGCACTCCACACCGCTGCAACGCTCGACCCCACGTGCAGGGAAGTCGCCAAACCTGTCGCAGGCCCTGGCGTCCCCAAGGCACTTGAGGCAGCGTGCTCCGGCCcgccgggtgtacatacacccgggCGCGCAGAAGCCGCGGGCAGGCTCGGCGGGCCAGCAGGGGGCGAGTTCTGAATCGGCGCAGGAGGGAACTGGGCGCGGAGTGCATGTGGGGCGTGCGCagaggaagcgggagaaggtGCCGGGAGGTTCGGCGGAGCAAGCGTTGCGGTGAAGGacggaggagggagaaagggggGCGCGGGAGCAGCGGATtgggcgagagacgcgccagAGGCAGACAGGGGGACCGTCGCCTCGGAGCCCGGCGGATGAGCGAGGAGCAGGTGCGGAGGAAGTGGATTGGCGGCTGCGGAAGGAGAGAGTTTGGAAAGGAAACAAGGCGGGTATAGGCCAAAGGACGGCGAGACGCCCGGCGGGTGACCGGAAGCCGAGCGACTCGTTGTCGACGGAGGAAATCCGCACGAGCCGGCCTGGTCGCTTCCCGAGGTGCacacggaagagaaaggagcagaGGCAGGAACGAAGAGTGGCGGCGTTCCGGAGGCCATGGACGCAGGCGCAGATGCAGACGGGGCACCTTGAACCGGCTGTGGGCCGCAGGACCCTGCGGTCGTCGGGTGCAGCGAAGCCGACGGGGGGTACGCAGACCCGGGACCCGCGGCCCCGGATTCGGCGCCTTTCGGAAAGGGCGCCGAAGCCACGGCTTTGCTGCCAACCGcgagggaaggcgacagacacgGTGCGTGCCTCAGGCAGCCCACCTCTTGGAAGGCGGCGCTTGGCGCACAGCCCTGGACGCCTCTGAGggcgacagacgaagacCGCAGGGTGGCGAGGCCGCTCGACGTCCGGGATGACGAACGCAGAACCGACgacggtgtacgtacaccggaaCCGAGGTCCTCCTGCTCGCCTCGCCCCTCGCCGCGCACGCCAACCGACGGATCGGGGCGGGGCAGCGCAAAGGACGAaaacgacgagaaagaacCACTGCCTTGGGTCGTCTGCCCTGGAACATGGGGAGGAAGCCCCGGGGGCTGGAAGCCCGGCTGCGGGGGATGACAGACGGCGGCTCCCAGTGACGCTTGCAAGCGGCCCGCCTGACGACCTTCAGCCAAAGCAGCGACCGCTGCTCCGTCTCCTTCAACAGTCGAAGGCGGCCCCGCgtgcgtcgcctgcgtcgcatgcgcgctctcctctcccacCTCGGCCGGCCTGTTCGGCGTGGCTAGCGGGAGCCGAGCGGGCGCGAAGGTgggctgtacgtacacctcgcCGGCCATCTGCACGAGTCCTGGCCGATCCGCAAAggggaggaaggcagaggaagaagcctgACAAGGGAGGGCCGCGACCAGGTCCCGCCGACCTGCTTCGCCGTAAGGGTGAAACGAGAAGGGCCGCTCCTGAGACACCCGGTTCGCCTGCATCACCGCAAACGCTGGAGGTTCAGTCAAAGGCGGTACGGGAGTCGAAAGACCGCCGCGCTCGCCAGGTTCGAAGTGGCATGccccgccttcttccctggCCTTCCCAGGTGGAGCGCCCAGTTCGCCAGTCGCGGAGGCGCACGTTGCCCCCTCCCTCGAGGGTAggcgcgacgcagagaaaggcgggaagaggaggcgctGAGTGACGGGGCTGGTGAGGCCAGAGGCGCAGCCTTCGACGCAGCCCGGCGccgcagacagagagcatGCAGGCATGCTGGACGAACCGTCGACCCGGAGGAAGGGGCGGCtgggaggcggagagaaagagacgccaGACGCAC contains the following coding sequences:
- a CDS encoding hypothetical protein (encoded by transcript TGME49_311070); this translates as MQNEALARGSLPCPPRHKPAGFAACEGAAQEDLAAPDSTGCSQASVSTLSTTAATTASPVTDHLGNLCASGVSFSPPPSRPFLRVDGSSSMPACSLSAAPGCVEGCASGLTSPVTQRLLFPPFSASRLPSREGATCASATGELGAPPGKAREEGGACHFEPGERGGLSTPVPPLTEPPAFAVMQANRVSQERPFSFHPYGEAGRRDLVAALPCQASSSAFLPFADRPGLVQMAGEVYVQPTFAPARLPLATPNRPAEVGEESAHATQATHAGPPSTVEGDGAAVAALAEGRQAGRLQASLGAAVCHPPQPGFQPPGLPPHVPGQTTQGSGSFSSFSSFALPRPDPSVGVRGEGRGEQEDLGSGVRTPSSVLRSSSRTSSGLATLRSSSVALRGVQGCAPSAAFQEVGCLRHAPCLSPSLAVGSKAVASAPFPKGAESGAAGPGSAYPPSASLHPTTAGSCGPQPVQGAPSASAPASMASGTPPLFVPASAPFSSVCTSGSDQAGSCGFPPSTTSRSASGHPPGVSPSFGLYPPCFLSKLSPSAAANPLPPHLLLAHPPGSEATVPLSASGASLAQSAAPAPPFLPPPSFTATLAPPNLPAPSPASSAHAPHALRAQFPPAPIQNSPPAGPPSLPAASARPGVCTPGGPEHAASSALGTPGPATGLATSLHVGSSVAAVWSALCSAGLNPGCDLWHAKQVLCQRESRPLRLSRFEMVEAYAKSTLCLSCDSMEHKITNCPFGEFVCPNCHRSSHRGEHCPLPCRFCFECHSGISVNECIRRTVRQPLERLLGVKMPLDAALCRASGSSPFASSVGDGGKANGRWTVDDLSLHVADRPNTAHGRSVYVSNMVPGTTKEALRTAINLLLEHGCVLSVEMRERSNLQPYAFVELSTLQAAYELVQQKKTALVIRDQQLKVQFKKIGLTCTSTARLRLTSDASHMGLEDDAGHGKPGVSGVCTPETGRDSATSEASVERDRAQLAQVLLQSTEPFLPTGQSVHEVCRLVAVKLAKDYGLSSPLLLDAVPSAFFPRGPGAAHALPYYHLQNSLNAAHPQVFASCVSREETPGEDRFGRVPRGSVGSLGGQPRNEFGEKQGPFPSDSPFSSAASSSSFSSSAGAPGVRRVSEQAGRQSDPLSLSGGSGRGSLTHFRAGQEPVPESSAASAACGLSSALSGVRTPLETSANAHFSSGGHPLERGAGDAGGAETQGRSEMSLSDSLERQSSRTEIAGQSLGMPRPSREVPSRFWGADDGGALCLSDLETENQRVHDGDRLGPRTVTGYPYPPFRANGQNREEETRRRFDAEFLPAHLGATLAEGSNRHQLAVHADRGDTQPERREALGSILGRDADRRCEAARQGQRDGNRDSLSKGYGEAQGKCGDECGTAGGSLNRTRYACDGDESPQRSTSRHDVDGGCLAAAAKNGVSKTSLTEHEFLSLKGCIDGNVALQVGFGVSGSSWGRIEDRKLEGDASLSSFASAPSALLSAPSTSGVTPAGGAPHLGRDAGSEAPSRQVYAHPTPGVAPLSVHPKDFADVCDGQGERGMPANEGLQEFSAGDRPAAFQARVASGCANSVARCPGLLPPGLSPLFGRHDVEHLQRRGASCEGRTSSFDVEDLSRQRTSSFFSSLFSFSENEGSGLAEARRMETTETVAELLGSADDGRQEAQREKREDEKGQHTHGSRQRGKGEAEIPKCGDPDAETAREQGITSRSSLFLSSSAGSTLSSASGGAGTTPGTANDTPLSFVSSSSSSSASSLSSSLASSLSSGPILTASSPPSGGGRTPQHDVDGLAAFSGVMTPRRLSEDPAVALAAEPSQPQPVSFLSSWGGWMTRSRDSDPSRVDATIYAKDEHLCDSTRRLSSSLSSLSSSFSSFASPLSASHASHTSACLSAPDGGAQRASLTNDGTLFGGGSSGDAEAGPSEGPRQADSGRPCLHEASRETLSARTRGCAPPAGPRAWEEESKRETRDDTAGDAGRDMRREGDARLFRFPFLARSETEAAADFAPGPSCGVSPFSSERGALARGSSLTLPLSLSTRSTEEEDEGREPERRTKLKTGEKAWMRSSSAREASETEVDANSTLVPLSQTFAKSREERFRREEEGGDGNALKKGGTVDTATVRTGSPSLSSASTACLRKQVEFKSVYAEGQSRSLRFCLATAEALAARDEEASPFFFFPLSQTPVEAPASTATDVSGLLEGKDARAGRAEATARNGERFEGERGACWPGEGREASAASLLLRSFANSTEEPESLPVSSSSLFPAGRESTSSLLLSSAGGAEARRLGAPEKSCEREEAPRSPEGDEHPTLSHLAAHQQGLPPLVGAGLDSSLGVSFPPLLSPSSPLLRCQQTGEHSISSPEEKAARCGSGRTADGQAAARRGQQRGEETPRNGGEHSGEAAAQLASFSLHAATPSEKDKRSRFRDDGGRIHRREGREEASQKLERRREGDATSGDEETKGEETRERGEAREAERTGNFSTEREAKFEDAEERPALSGWQTQRTSLREREEAALSVDFASASGKGAPWRREQGEDSARGSVAVKKGQVAGDENAFLLFTSQEQERERVVCAEDERQRITTKVAREREAEGERVRKELASEKARAPNDAGSPGSSPEGGCQVSKDAKAEEWNAKTGSGGISLTATVGMKTGKETLEARGCLSRSFAGGDVSRDTDFQSLRQKAGTKKETKSEKCLPRCASLVAEAPKATAGEQLSDESRNLREEPTLEKARETNEMRTEETVGQSPAQGGAAEGRRIEREETLEDGEEKTRLCEDGSTGEWRRNERQEEGQKKEADDGLGSNGKDTSKKQEPGRVKTVDFSGDHGSNVDVESLLERIDGITRQLPPSVLDAVLSSLASARSPAER